The Tepidibacter aestuarii genome contains a region encoding:
- a CDS encoding sigma 54-interacting transcriptional regulator — translation MNEKDQRKILDIFQVAETTQLPVVEDNKIVGILDLFSFTKTFSYKEKVSEIVNKNIVVEKKDSSLINFNKIQQKILPIVDDDGVYMGFIRSELIQIKNEKKILERLYSKQMQHYIYLEEELKEIINSSSDGIHVTDGNGITLYFNSACERIDGVDASNIVGKHMKELVKCGIYSKSVALEVLEKKVPITILQKVNGKEIMATGTPILKNGKISKVVINSRDITELNNLKRQLKDAHNIKEKFKSELELLRWEQMNEGNIVIKSFKMKKILTLAVRVARVDSTVLIQGESGVGKGVISRLIHHNSSRKNKPFIKIDCGSIPESLLESELFGYEKGSFTGAAKEGKIGLIELANEGTLFLDEIGELPLELQAKLLRVLQDREFLRIGGKKLISVDIRIIAATNKNLKKMIDDKKFREDLYYRLNVVPIFITPLRERKEDIQPLIMNCLDRLNKKYKFAKRINPKALKYLIEYSWPGNVRELENIIERLIVTTSNEVIGLEDLPNLITNYTSKNENIISIGNLSPFKDTMDSYERNLLLNVMEKSKNTKEMSDILKLDRSTIRRKLKKHDISISF, via the coding sequence GTGAATGAAAAAGATCAAAGAAAAATACTAGATATATTCCAGGTAGCTGAGACAACTCAGCTACCTGTTGTTGAAGATAATAAGATTGTAGGAATATTAGATTTATTCTCTTTCACAAAAACATTTAGTTATAAAGAAAAAGTTTCAGAAATAGTAAATAAGAATATTGTAGTTGAAAAAAAAGATAGTAGCTTAATCAACTTTAATAAAATACAACAAAAAATTCTACCAATTGTTGATGATGATGGAGTATATATGGGATTTATAAGAAGTGAATTAATACAAATAAAAAATGAAAAAAAGATATTAGAAAGATTGTACTCAAAACAGATGCAGCATTATATATATTTAGAAGAAGAGCTTAAAGAAATTATCAACTCATCCTCTGATGGTATTCATGTTACAGATGGAAATGGAATAACTTTATATTTTAATAGTGCATGTGAGCGAATAGATGGAGTGGACGCTAGTAATATTGTAGGAAAACACATGAAAGAATTAGTGAAATGTGGAATATATTCAAAATCTGTTGCTCTTGAAGTATTAGAAAAAAAAGTTCCTATTACAATATTACAGAAGGTTAATGGGAAAGAAATAATGGCTACAGGCACACCTATATTAAAGAATGGGAAAATAAGTAAAGTAGTAATTAACTCTAGAGATATAACAGAATTAAATAATTTAAAAAGACAATTAAAAGATGCTCATAATATTAAAGAAAAATTCAAATCAGAACTTGAACTTTTAAGATGGGAACAAATGAACGAAGGTAATATCGTAATCAAAAGTTTTAAAATGAAAAAAATTCTAACCTTAGCAGTACGCGTAGCGAGGGTTGACTCTACGGTATTAATTCAAGGGGAATCAGGTGTTGGTAAAGGAGTAATAAGTAGGTTAATTCATCATAATAGTAGTCGAAAAAATAAACCGTTTATCAAGATTGATTGTGGTTCTATTCCAGAATCTCTCTTAGAATCAGAACTTTTCGGGTATGAAAAAGGTTCTTTCACTGGGGCTGCTAAAGAAGGAAAAATAGGATTAATTGAACTTGCAAATGAGGGAACACTATTCTTAGATGAGATTGGAGAGTTGCCACTTGAATTGCAAGCTAAGCTTCTTAGAGTTTTACAAGATAGAGAATTTTTAAGAATTGGCGGCAAAAAACTGATATCTGTTGATATTAGGATTATTGCTGCGACTAATAAAAATTTAAAGAAAATGATTGATGATAAGAAATTTAGAGAAGATCTATATTATAGATTAAATGTTGTACCTATATTTATTACTCCACTTCGCGAGAGAAAAGAGGATATTCAACCCCTTATTATGAACTGTTTGGATAGATTAAATAAAAAATATAAATTTGCTAAAAGAATAAATCCAAAAGCACTAAAATATCTTATCGAATACAGTTGGCCAGGAAATGTCAGAGAGTTAGAGAATATTATAGAGCGCTTAATTGTTACTACAAGCAATGAAGTAATAGGATTAGAGGATCTTCCTAATTTAATCACTAATTATACATCAAAAAATGAAAATATAATTAGTATAGGAAATCTATCTCCATTTAAAGACACTATGGACAGCTATGAAAGAAATCTCTTGCTTAATGTAATGGAGAAGTCTAAGAATACAAAAGAAATGTCTGATATTTTAAAATTAGATCGTAGTACAATAAGGAGAAAACTAAAAAAACATGATATAAGTATTTCTTTTTAA
- the trpB gene encoding tryptophan synthase subunit beta: MSKLDMPKRFGKFGGQFVPETLMNALIELEREYIRAKEDEKFQNEYKYYVKEYSGRPTPLYFAKNLTEKLGGGKIYLKREDLNHTGAHKINNVIGQVLLARRMGKKRIIAETGAGQHGVATATICAMFGLECEVYMGEEDIERQSLNVFKMRLLGAKVNSVASGTGTLKDATNEAIRDWVTNVENTFYVIGSVVGPHPYPTMVRDFQRIIGDEVKEQIFQKEGRNPDYLIACVGGGSNAMGLFYPFVAQEKDIKIYGVEAGGLGVDTDKHAATISKGSIGVIHGMMTYLLQDEYGQITPVHSISAGLDYPGIGPEHAYYHSIGRVKYEAINDDEAVNAFQYLTKVEGIIPALESSHAVAYLMKLAPNTKKDDIIVLNLSGRGDKDVNTILNVIGGTKNEK, translated from the coding sequence ATGAGTAAACTAGATATGCCAAAAAGATTTGGTAAATTTGGAGGACAATTTGTACCAGAGACTTTGATGAATGCATTAATAGAACTAGAAAGAGAGTATATAAGGGCTAAGGAAGATGAAAAATTTCAAAATGAATATAAATATTATGTTAAGGAGTATTCAGGAAGACCTACACCATTATATTTTGCAAAAAATTTAACAGAAAAGCTAGGAGGAGGGAAAATATACTTAAAAAGAGAGGATTTAAATCATACAGGTGCGCATAAAATCAATAATGTTATTGGGCAGGTTTTATTAGCAAGGAGAATGGGAAAAAAACGTATTATAGCAGAAACAGGAGCAGGTCAGCATGGAGTTGCAACTGCTACAATATGTGCCATGTTTGGATTAGAATGTGAAGTTTATATGGGAGAAGAAGATATAGAAAGACAATCGTTAAATGTATTTAAAATGAGATTACTAGGTGCAAAAGTAAATTCTGTAGCCTCAGGTACAGGGACTTTAAAGGATGCTACAAATGAAGCTATTAGAGATTGGGTTACTAATGTTGAAAACACATTTTATGTGATTGGTTCTGTTGTAGGACCTCATCCTTATCCAACGATGGTAAGAGATTTTCAAAGGATCATTGGTGATGAGGTGAAAGAACAAATATTCCAAAAAGAAGGAAGAAATCCAGATTATCTGATCGCTTGTGTAGGTGGAGGAAGTAATGCCATGGGGTTATTTTACCCATTTGTTGCCCAAGAAAAAGATATAAAAATATATGGTGTAGAAGCAGGAGGACTTGGAGTTGATACAGATAAACATGCAGCTACTATTAGCAAGGGATCTATTGGTGTGATACATGGAATGATGACATATTTACTTCAAGATGAATATGGTCAAATTACACCAGTACACTCTATATCAGCTGGGCTTGATTATCCAGGAATAGGTCCAGAACATGCATATTATCATTCTATAGGTAGAGTGAAATATGAAGCGATAAATGATGATGAAGCAGTAAATGCATTTCAATATCTAACAAAAGTAGAAGGTATTATTCCTGCACTTGAAAGTTCTCATGCAGTGGCTTATTTAATGAAGTTAGCACCAAACACAAAAAAAGATGACATAATTGTACTGAATTTATCAGGTAGAGGAGATAAAGATGTAAATACAATATTAAATGTGATAGGGGGAACAAAAAATGAAAAGTAG
- the trpC gene encoding indole-3-glycerol phosphate synthase TrpC, whose protein sequence is MILDEIVDYKIKKVEEEKKIISIDEIISKLDNCSKTRDFEKAMSDNKELNIIAEVKKASPSKGIIKEAFDHIYIAKEYEKNNVSSVSVLTEDRFFQGKNEYLSEIKKITSVPILRKDFIIDPYQIYQSKLLGADAILLIAAILSKDKLIKFQNIAKELELDCLVEIHDETELDMVLNTETKIIGINNRDLKTFKTDIKTTEKLIKLIPKDKIIVSESGINTRNDMKFLEGLKVNGVLIGESLMKSKYINEKLDELRGR, encoded by the coding sequence ATGATTTTAGATGAAATCGTAGATTACAAAATAAAAAAGGTAGAAGAAGAAAAGAAAATCATTAGTATTGATGAAATTATTTCTAAGTTAGACAACTGTAGTAAAACAAGAGATTTTGAGAAAGCCATGTCTGATAATAAAGAATTAAATATTATAGCAGAAGTAAAAAAAGCATCTCCATCAAAGGGCATTATAAAAGAAGCTTTTGATCACATTTATATAGCAAAGGAATATGAAAAAAATAATGTAAGCTCTGTATCGGTATTAACTGAAGATAGGTTTTTTCAAGGAAAGAATGAGTATTTATCTGAAATAAAAAAAATAACGTCTGTTCCTATTTTAAGAAAAGATTTTATCATCGATCCCTATCAAATTTATCAATCTAAGTTATTAGGAGCGGATGCAATACTTTTAATTGCAGCTATTTTATCTAAAGATAAACTGATTAAATTTCAAAATATAGCAAAAGAACTAGAACTTGACTGCCTAGTAGAAATACATGACGAGACTGAATTAGACATGGTATTAAATACAGAAACAAAAATAATTGGAATTAACAATAGAGATTTAAAGACATTTAAAACAGATATCAAAACAACAGAGAAATTAATAAAACTAATACCAAAAGATAAGATTATAGTAAGTGAAAGTGGAATAAATACAAGAAATGATATGAAATTTCTTGAAGGCTTAAAAGTGAATGGAGTGCTTATAGGAGAAAGTTTAATGAAATCAAAATATATAAATGAAAAATTAGATGAGCTTAGGGGGAGATAG
- the trpD gene encoding anthranilate phosphoribosyltransferase, which yields MIKQAINKLVQNENLSESEMINVMNVIMEGKATSAQIGSFLTALRVKGETIEEITGSAKVMRDKSLHVKINKEYSIDTCGTGGDGANTFNISTIVAFIASACGVAVVKHGNRSISSKCGSADVLELLGINIDLNSCEVEKCIEEIGVGFMFAPNFHKLMKNVITPRSELGIRTIFNVLGPLTNPARVNGQVLGVFDEKLTAVLAGVLKELGVERAMVVHGLDGLDEITTTTKTKVTELKNNNISTYYINPMDFNIPIANKEDILGGQIKDNADIMLRILNGEKGARRNIVLLNAGAAIYVGKQADSLEDGINKAKEVLDNGFALKKLNQLIELSQEMKK from the coding sequence GTGATAAAACAAGCAATTAATAAGTTAGTACAGAATGAAAATTTAAGTGAATCTGAAATGATCAATGTTATGAATGTGATTATGGAAGGAAAAGCAACATCAGCACAAATAGGATCTTTTTTAACAGCACTTAGAGTAAAAGGGGAAACGATAGAAGAAATTACAGGAAGTGCTAAAGTAATGAGAGATAAATCATTACATGTAAAAATAAATAAAGAGTATTCTATTGATACTTGCGGAACAGGTGGAGATGGGGCAAATACATTTAACATTTCTACTATAGTAGCATTTATTGCATCAGCTTGTGGAGTTGCAGTTGTAAAGCATGGAAATAGATCTATTTCAAGTAAATGTGGAAGTGCAGATGTACTAGAATTACTAGGGATAAATATAGATTTAAATTCTTGTGAAGTAGAAAAGTGTATTGAGGAGATTGGTGTAGGGTTTATGTTTGCTCCTAATTTCCACAAATTAATGAAGAATGTAATAACTCCAAGAAGTGAATTGGGTATAAGGACCATATTTAATGTACTTGGTCCATTAACAAATCCAGCTAGGGTAAATGGACAGGTGCTTGGGGTATTTGATGAAAAGCTTACAGCGGTTTTAGCAGGGGTTTTAAAGGAATTGGGTGTTGAAAGAGCCATGGTTGTACATGGATTAGATGGATTAGATGAAATTACGACTACTACAAAAACAAAGGTAACAGAGCTGAAAAATAATAATATAAGTACTTACTATATTAATCCTATGGATTTTAATATACCTATAGCAAATAAAGAGGATATACTAGGAGGACAAATAAAAGATAATGCGGATATTATGTTAAGAATATTAAATGGGGAAAAAGGTGCAAGAAGAAATATAGTTTTACTAAATGCTGGGGCTGCTATATATGTTGGAAAACAAGCAGATTCTTTAGAAGATGGAATTAATAAGGCAAAAGAAGTACTAGATAATGGCTTTGCATTAAAGAAGTTGAATCAACTTATTGAACTAAGTCAGGAGATGAAAAAATGA
- a CDS encoding glycosyltransferase: MGGWPDAIGEDIVLTWKFLSNNWKVYFEPLAVAFTEVPVVLKYFYRQRSRWARGMIEALKV; the protein is encoded by the coding sequence GTGGGTGGATGGCCTGATGCTATTGGTGAAGATATAGTTTTGACATGGAAATTTCTTAGTAATAATTGGAAGGTGTATTTTGAACCATTAGCAGTTGCTTTTACAGAGGTTCCTGTCGTTTTAAAATATTTTTATAGGCAAAGAAGTCGATGGGCAAGAGGGATGATAGAAGCATTAAAAGTTTAA
- the trpA gene encoding tryptophan synthase subunit alpha — MKSRISEKFNTLRQKNEKALITYITSGDPDLDTTLNLVLEMEKAGADIVELGIPYSDPLADGPVIQRAAQRALKAGTNIDSIFDMVSKIREKTELPLVFLVYFNTIHRYGINRFLDKCQNSGVDGLIIPDLPLEERRELNEIMKNYPIDLIALVAPTSEDRIREIVLDSEGFVYCISSKGVTGTRECFEVDLSNFINKVKKYTTIPLAIGFGISNKEAIKNLKGLCDGLIIGSAIVEKIEKGLEEEAVKDKVFNFVSELHGAIE, encoded by the coding sequence ATGAAAAGTAGAATAAGCGAAAAATTTAATACATTAAGACAAAAAAATGAAAAAGCACTAATTACTTATATAACGAGTGGAGATCCTGATCTAGATACTACCTTAAATCTAGTACTTGAAATGGAAAAAGCAGGAGCTGATATTGTTGAGCTAGGCATACCTTATTCTGATCCTTTGGCCGATGGTCCAGTGATACAAAGGGCAGCTCAAAGAGCTTTGAAAGCAGGAACAAATATTGATTCTATTTTTGATATGGTTTCTAAAATAAGAGAGAAGACAGAATTACCTCTTGTGTTTTTAGTATATTTTAATACTATTCATAGATATGGAATAAATAGGTTTTTAGATAAGTGTCAAAACAGTGGAGTTGATGGATTAATTATTCCAGACTTACCATTAGAAGAGAGAAGAGAATTAAATGAGATTATGAAGAATTACCCTATTGACTTAATTGCTTTAGTTGCACCTACATCTGAAGATAGAATAAGAGAAATTGTTTTAGATTCTGAAGGATTTGTTTATTGTATATCATCAAAGGGAGTAACTGGAACAAGAGAGTGTTTTGAAGTAGATTTATCAAATTTTATAAATAAAGTAAAGAAATATACTACGATACCTTTAGCCATTGGATTTGGTATATCCAATAAAGAAGCTATAAAAAATTTAAAGGGATTATGTGATGGGCTGATTATTGGAAGTGCGATTGTTGAGAAAATTGAAAAAGGACTAGAAGAGGAAGCAGTTAAAGATAAAGTTTTTAATTTTGTAAGTGAATTGCATGGAGCTATTGAGTAG
- a CDS encoding YjiH family protein: MSDTTMNTETNVDVNEPNDLDSLRLDKRSYKIGLLKSIFFTAIAVIVFFVPFNIGGKSDVLFGFIYNYFIKLFGSFGLWAITGVIVINAFASFYGKFVAKEGSRLHEYFEHDSVFHPFFYLLGAAYTVIYTLHVSFDQFVGPEWIVGGATGGTVIPAIVIGVAWIIPVGAFFMPFLLSYGGIDFVGSILEPLMRPIFKVPGKSAVDAIASFVSSSSMAVIITSKLYKTNIYTKREASVIATCFSAVSVGFAVLVIKTAGLSEHFIKVYFSSLLIAFIITIFMVRIPPLSKKPNVYFNGRRQTKEEIVSESKFELGIFKKGIDRAAKRAYTAENIFKEISSSLIDGYTILPKVLTLLSAVGITGLIVAEYTPFFHWVGMLFIPILKIFAIPNAAEIAPSVPVGIAEMFLPVLLIADKVDVLDIGARYFITTLSMVQIIFFSETIVVMIATRLPVKLSELIICFLERTLIGIPIIALSMHILF, encoded by the coding sequence ATGTCTGATACTACAATGAATACAGAAACTAATGTTGATGTTAATGAACCTAATGATCTCGATTCATTAAGATTGGATAAAAGAAGTTATAAAATAGGTTTATTAAAATCAATTTTCTTTACTGCTATAGCAGTAATAGTATTCTTTGTTCCTTTTAATATTGGTGGAAAATCCGATGTTCTATTTGGTTTTATTTATAATTACTTTATAAAACTATTTGGAAGTTTTGGATTATGGGCTATAACTGGTGTTATAGTAATTAATGCTTTTGCAAGCTTTTATGGTAAATTTGTTGCAAAAGAAGGTAGTAGGCTTCATGAGTATTTTGAACATGATTCAGTTTTTCATCCTTTTTTCTATCTTTTAGGGGCAGCTTACACAGTTATATATACTTTACATGTTAGTTTTGATCAATTTGTTGGTCCTGAATGGATTGTAGGAGGGGCTACAGGTGGAACGGTTATTCCAGCCATAGTTATTGGAGTCGCATGGATTATTCCTGTTGGAGCATTCTTTATGCCTTTCTTATTAAGCTATGGAGGAATCGATTTTGTAGGATCTATACTAGAGCCTTTAATGAGACCAATATTTAAGGTTCCTGGAAAAAGTGCTGTAGATGCGATTGCATCATTTGTAAGCTCTTCATCAATGGCCGTTATCATTACAAGTAAGCTTTATAAAACTAACATATATACGAAAAGAGAAGCGTCAGTAATTGCAACATGCTTTAGTGCTGTAAGTGTGGGTTTTGCAGTACTTGTAATTAAAACAGCAGGCTTAAGCGAACATTTCATTAAAGTATATTTTTCATCGCTGCTTATTGCTTTTATAATTACCATTTTTATGGTTAGAATTCCTCCACTGTCAAAAAAACCAAATGTTTACTTCAATGGTAGAAGACAAACTAAAGAAGAAATAGTTAGTGAATCTAAATTTGAGTTAGGTATTTTCAAGAAGGGTATCGACAGAGCTGCTAAAAGAGCATATACTGCAGAAAATATTTTTAAAGAAATTAGCTCAAGTTTAATTGATGGTTATACAATACTTCCTAAAGTACTTACATTATTGTCTGCTGTAGGTATAACTGGTTTGATTGTTGCGGAATATACTCCATTTTTCCATTGGGTAGGTATGTTGTTCATTCCGATATTGAAAATATTTGCTATTCCGAATGCTGCTGAAATAGCACCTTCTGTTCCAGTAGGAATAGCAGAAATGTTCTTACCAGTTTTATTAATAGCTGACAAAGTAGATGTATTAGATATTGGTGCAAGATATTTTATTACTACTTTATCAATGGTTCAAATTATTTTCTTCTCAGAAACTATAGTTGTTATGATAGCTACGAGATTACCAGTTAAGTTATCGGAATTAATTATTTGTTTTTTAGAAAGAACACTAATTGGAATCCCGATAATTGCATTATCTATGCATATACTATTTTAA
- a CDS encoding transposase: MIKLHRKKYSKEFKIQVVKQVIEEDKKISHIAKELELSRDMVYRWIKEFEIKKSIQPFSRNKTTKI; this comes from the coding sequence ATGATAAAACTTCATAGAAAAAAATATAGTAAGGAATTTAAAATTCAAGTTGTTAAACAAGTTATTGAAGAAGATAAGAAAATATCGCATATAGCTAAAGAATTAGAATTATCTAGAGATATGGTATATAGATGGATAAAGGAATTCGAAATTAAAAAAAGTATTCAACCTTTCTCAAGGAACAAAACAACAAAAATTTAA
- the speB gene encoding agmatinase → MKETKLNQPASALNSPRFCNTGTFMRLPRLETTEGLDFAIIGVPFDTASSFRTGSRFGPSAIRSISALIKPNNVNLQVNVLENLNGADYGDINIVPGYIEPTFQNIENGLQEIVDAGVIPIIFGGDHSISLPNLRAIAKKHGPVALVHFDSHADINEEVFGQRHNHGTPFRRAVEEGLIDPNHTIQIGMRGSLYDPNEHKIAEEELGFRLIPAHKVREMGFEALIQEIKQRVGDKKVFLTFDIDFVDPAYAPGTGTPEVGGFTSYETLTVIRALKDLNFVGCDIVEVAPQYDPTEMTAFMAANVGFEFISMLALHKKLEK, encoded by the coding sequence ATGAAAGAAACAAAATTAAATCAGCCAGCTAGTGCTTTAAACTCACCAAGATTTTGTAATACAGGAACATTTATGCGTTTACCAAGGTTAGAAACAACAGAAGGTTTAGATTTTGCTATTATAGGTGTGCCTTTTGACACTGCTAGTTCATTTAGGACTGGTTCAAGATTTGGACCAAGTGCTATCAGAAGTATATCAGCACTTATAAAACCTAACAATGTGAATCTACAAGTAAATGTATTAGAGAATTTAAATGGGGCAGATTATGGAGACATAAATATCGTTCCAGGTTACATTGAACCAACTTTTCAAAATATTGAAAATGGATTGCAGGAAATAGTGGATGCAGGAGTAATTCCTATAATTTTCGGTGGAGATCATTCAATATCACTTCCAAATTTAAGAGCTATAGCTAAGAAGCATGGCCCTGTTGCATTAGTTCACTTTGATTCGCATGCAGATATAAATGAAGAAGTGTTTGGACAAAGACACAATCATGGAACTCCATTTCGTAGAGCTGTAGAAGAAGGCCTTATAGACCCTAATCATACAATACAAATCGGAATGAGAGGTTCACTATATGATCCTAACGAACATAAAATTGCTGAAGAGGAATTAGGATTTAGACTTATTCCAGCGCATAAAGTTAGAGAAATGGGTTTTGAGGCATTGATACAAGAAATTAAACAAAGAGTAGGGGATAAAAAAGTATTTTTAACCTTTGATATAGATTTTGTTGATCCAGCGTATGCTCCAGGTACTGGTACTCCTGAAGTAGGAGGATTTACATCATATGAAACATTAACCGTTATCCGTGCCCTTAAAGATCTTAATTTTGTTGGTTGTGATATTGTTGAAGTAGCTCCACAATATGACCCAACTGAAATGACCGCTTTTATGGCTGCAAATGTAGGTTTTGAATTTATTTCAATGCTTGCTTTACATAAAAAATTAGAAAAGTAA
- a CDS encoding phosphoribosylanthranilate isomerase, which translates to MTKIKICGLKREEDILYVNELQPDYVGFVFTKSTRQIDKYKAKELIDILDKNIKKVGVFLNNSFEQVNEIAKYCDLDILQFHGDESPMYCNQFDYEIWKAFRIRDETSLKELESYPVKGFLLDTFVKGQYGGTGKIFNWDIVSDINKDKFVILAGGLKCENIKKAIKTVKPHVVDLSSGVEVNGVKNFEKIKKIIESVRG; encoded by the coding sequence TTGACAAAAATAAAAATATGTGGACTCAAAAGAGAAGAAGATATTTTATATGTAAATGAGTTACAACCAGATTATGTTGGATTTGTATTCACAAAAAGCACTAGACAAATAGATAAATACAAAGCAAAAGAACTAATAGATATTTTAGATAAAAATATAAAAAAAGTAGGAGTCTTTTTAAACAACTCTTTTGAGCAAGTAAATGAAATAGCAAAATATTGCGATTTAGATATACTTCAATTTCATGGAGATGAAAGTCCTATGTATTGTAATCAGTTTGATTATGAAATATGGAAAGCATTTAGAATAAGGGACGAAACGAGTTTAAAGGAATTAGAATCATATCCTGTAAAAGGTTTTTTACTAGACACTTTTGTAAAAGGACAGTATGGAGGAACAGGAAAAATATTTAATTGGGATATAGTATCAGATATAAATAAAGATAAATTTGTTATTTTAGCAGGAGGTCTTAAATGTGAAAATATAAAAAAAGCAATAAAAACTGTAAAGCCACATGTTGTAGATTTAAGCAGTGGTGTTGAAGTAAATGGAGTAAAGAATTTTGAAAAAATAAAAAAAATTATAGAAAGTGTGAGGGGATAA
- a CDS encoding glycosyltransferase family protein, giving the protein MVANFYGGNHLETKYVLTLDADTLLHKLAIRNIISRMLTAPDDVCAIAGTVLVRNGRSNLLAKVQEWDYFLGIASIKRLQGLFQGTLVAQGAFN; this is encoded by the coding sequence TTGGTGGCCAACTTTTATGGGGGAAACCATCTAGAAACGAAATATGTTTTAACATTAGATGCAGATACTTTACTCCATAAATTAGCAATTCGAAATATTATTTCAAGAATGTTAACAGCTCCAGATGATGTTTGTGCCATAGCAGGAACAGTGTTAGTTCGTAATGGTCGTAGTAATTTATTGGCAAAAGTTCAAGAATGGGATTACTTCCTAGGAATTGCAAGTATAAAGAGACTTCAGGGATTATTCCAGGGAACATTAGTAGCACAAGGAGCATTTAACTAA
- a CDS encoding anthranilate synthase component II, which yields MIVIIDNYDSFTYNLYQYIGEINPDVRVFRNDAITIEELMKMDIKHIIISPGAGFPSDSGISKDVIKKLGKDIPVLGVCLGHQAIGEVFGGKIVHANKMIHGKTSMIKHNETDIFKDVQNPLEVTRYHSLVVEKNSISDQLIITAQSSDGEIMGLKHKKYPIYGLQFHPESISTKGGKKILKNFLGL from the coding sequence TTGATTGTAATAATAGATAATTATGATTCATTTACGTATAACCTATATCAGTATATAGGAGAAATAAATCCAGATGTTAGAGTATTTAGAAATGATGCTATTACAATAGAAGAATTAATGAAAATGGATATTAAACATATAATAATTTCTCCAGGGGCTGGTTTTCCAAGTGATTCTGGAATATCAAAAGATGTTATTAAAAAATTAGGAAAAGACATTCCTGTACTTGGAGTATGTTTAGGCCATCAAGCAATAGGCGAAGTATTTGGAGGAAAAATAGTTCATGCTAATAAAATGATTCATGGGAAAACTTCTATGATTAAACATAATGAAACAGATATATTTAAAGATGTTCAAAATCCATTAGAAGTAACAAGATATCACTCTTTAGTTGTAGAAAAAAATTCTATTTCAGATCAACTTATTATAACTGCTCAAAGTTCAGATGGAGAAATTATGGGTTTAAAACATAAAAAATATCCTATATATGGATTGCAATTTCATCCAGAATCCATTTCAACTAAGGGTGGGAAAAAAATATTAAAAAATTTTTTAGGATTATAA